A window from Citrus sinensis cultivar Valencia sweet orange chromosome 3, DVS_A1.0, whole genome shotgun sequence encodes these proteins:
- the LOC127900916 gene encoding germin-like protein subfamily 1 member 17 → MKHMQMLSKVQDNTLGVSAFRIDYAPNGQSPPHIHPRASEILLVLEGTLYAGFVTSDNLNNTLITKVLHEGDVFVFPIGLIHFHVNIGNTSAVAYSGLNSQFPGEITIADTIFGAHPRIKPDFLAKAFQLDPNVVKDLENKFGNGN, encoded by the coding sequence ATGAAACACATGCAAATGTTGAGCAAAGTCCAGGACAACACCCTTGGCGTATCAGCATTCCGTATTGACTATGCGCCGAATGGGCAAAGCCCGCCTCACATTCACCCCCGTGCCAGTGAAATCCTGCTGGTCCTGGAAGGAACTCTTTATGCTGGTTTTGTGACATCAGACAACCTAAATAACACACTCATCACAAAAGTTCTGCATGAGGGAGATGTTTTCGTGTTTCCAATTGGTTTGATTCATTTCCACGTCAACATTGGAAACACAAGTGCAGTTGCCTATTCTGGTCTAAACAGCCAGTTCCCCGGTGAAATTACCATAGCCGACACGATCTTTGGAGCCCATCCTCGAATCAAACCCGATTTTCTTGCCAAGGCATTCCAGTTGGACCCAAATGTAGTGAAAGATCTTGAGAATAAGTTCGGTAATGGCAATTAG